ttttagttgagggaccattgctccaatttgattaaagttgagggaccatttgtacaatttactcttcttAAAACAAGAGCAATGGCGGAGAAttttgtcttgcagacagcGCAACAACACATTtaatacttcgagatcgaaagtatttctcgaatttggtacttgcaaaagtaaaggtaacaacaatatcagggcaatcagatgtaattgaaggcttaGGAAAAGCCTAGATTATGTtacctgttgatgcacaaaaccggaggtcttggtacaacgtaaatccgactgtgaatctgcaagtaatgtaaataacacaagatgtatcatggttcaccccaaggtttgggttacgtccacactgattatgtatttatttgagggagagagacctctgagagtgagagctttgagagggggtgaggagccttaggaattggtctctcttaattgtgagggtgaatggtccttttatagaataaggactcctcacttattatatatctgccccttcctttatcacataattacatttaaatcccccgagtatttatacgaggtctaattacggaggccctaaatatggtataaacagtagtcccccaagtcttcagttaagagagtcttttggttggagatttaaaattcagtccatgtgtgggccgaagtaactagatgttgccttgaactgatgcttgatatgaggcggtgcttaatctgaaatgatgttaaactagaagtagcacatgctgcgaggctgctcggctcgtggcttatgttgccttggttggctcggcttatggcgttgaaggtgagggaatcccttttataaaataagggctcattcctcaatacatgaatgatgggttagagttgatgctctctaatgatggtgagggagtcccttttatagaataagggcttgctcctcaatacataagtgatgggtgctctctaatgaaagtgagggagtcccccgagtatttttcatgaggcccaatatatggtacataatgtagtcccccaagtcttcgataaatagagtctgttggctggagacttcaaattgaatccatgtataggccgaagtggcggttgttcagaggcggtatttgtataccttgcactgaagctttgtaggtgaagctttgcaagtgaagctttgaagctagagctctgtaaatgaggCTTTCGAAGCTGaaacttttgtaaatgaagcttttaaagctagagctctgtaaataaagcttttgaagctgattgacatgagtgatgctcatgaatgtttatgttgattgacatgagtgatgctcatggatgttgtcatgagtgatgctcatgaatgttaacatgagtgatgctcatgaatgttgacatgaatgttgatgtatgattgtcatgagtgatgctcatgaatatttatgtatgaatgatatgagtaatgctcatgtataatttggagtactgggcgtacttttgatcacctggttggtggcataaaggagagtacaggttgtacatttcatcacctggttggtggcatgaatggctagttgccaaatgatattagagtacgggttgtacatttcatcacctggttagtggtaatagcggcgggttgtcaaataattgtggagtactgggcatacttttgatcacctggttggtggtaatagcggcaggttgccgaataattttgaagtactggtcgtacttttggtcacccggttagagctattttgggcttatgagCCTTCGCTCTTCACACAACATtctagcccatttattttgggctttgcctttttttttttccggttttatgcatcaacatttggcgctatctgtgggaatcgatacgaaaagttgtgtcagttctatttcattttttcacattcgccgtgaatctgcaaaatctgcaaaatcaacACTGTaaaacccaagaacccaaaaaacctCCCTCTTtggcttttccagaaaaccttcgcaggattctctctttctctctcatctctacAAAGTCTAGCTTCCATATGAAAACATTCACCTCTGAATGCATGGCTCGATTACCATCGATGTTTAGTTTCTCTACTAACCATCCTCGGGCTACTAACAACTAGGACCAACTGTACGAACATCGGCTACGTTGTTGACCTCAACACCCGTTGTCCTTCAGAGCTCAAGGTCACTAGCGCCAACAGAACTGAAGGAGTCGCGTGCAAGAGCGCATGCAAAGCATTCGGCCAGCCACAGTAATGTTGCAGCGACGAGCACGGTTCACCTGACACGTGCAAGCTATCTCAATACTCTCAGATCTTCAAGAGCGCATGCTTGCTAGGCGCCGTGTTTCTTTACAGAACGCTGGCGAAGAGCAGcgatgagaaagagagaggttcCGTAGAGGAGGAGAATATGAGTGAGTGCGTGAAGAGCGTGATGGTCTCCAACGGAAAAGGTAGATCCATTGACGGTGACGTCGACATCATCATCGTCGGTGCGGGTGTCACTGGTTCCAAGTGGCGAAGGATGAGCTTCTGTAGCAGCAGTCGCTGGTTCCATACTAGTTTACGTAGCAAACAGTTCCGACCTAGGAGTTGAAGATGCCCAATGAGGAATCGATGAGTCTGGTTTTGATGGATTGAAGTACTGCTAGGTCTGATAGGGAACAAGAGTAGCTCACAGTAGAGAAAACGATGGAGCGGTTTTGCGAGAACATTCAAGTACTATTTGGATCGGTCAACGCATTCCAGTACCATTATGCGTTCAGGGGTTCCGTGTTATCTCCTATGGTCTGGGGATCTATATCTTGAATCTCTTGATCGGTTTTTTCTCCTCGTAGGTTGACCCGCATCTTGAATCTCAGAAGCAGCGACTCTTCAAATCCAGCCGATCAGGATACCGAGTCTTCGTTCTCCTCATGCCTTTACGCCATGAAAGTCATCGACAATGAGGCTCTAACGATGAAGAAGAAAGTGCAGAGAGCCGAGATGGAGAGAAAGATCATCAAAATGCTTGACCACCTGTTCTTGCCCACTTTCTACGCCGAGTTCGAAGCCTCGCATTTCTCTTGCATCGTCATGGAGTACTGCTCCAGTGGCAACCTCTACTCCCTCCGCCACATTCATCCTCATAAACGTTTCTCCCTCAACTCCGCAAGGTTCTACGCTGCAGAGGTCCTGGTGGCGTTGGAATACCTCCACATGCTGGGAATCATCTACAGAGACTTAAAACCCGAGAACGTGCTGGTCAGATCGGACGGTCACATCATGCTCTCCGACTTTGACCTCTCACTATGCTCGGACGCAATCCCTGCCAGCTCAACCACCAAGCAAAGGCCCATCACTCCAACAAAAGCAAAATCAAAGCAAAAAagggaaagtaaaagcaaaaacaaGTGAGTGTGTCTGGAGGGGGAGAGatcagggtaaaggaatagaaaagaaaaagaaaaaagatcatGTCGTTGGGAGAatattgcagaaagcaaaagagaaagagaaagcaaaagcaaggaataaacaccccaccagaatgatgtgatttacttttcttgtttttgtatgatgtaatttatttttcttatctttcggagatatctgtataaaccccatcagagggtaaaaaaaaaagggcaaagcccaaaataaatgggttggaatgttgtgtggagaacgaaggcccataagcccaaaatagctccaaccaggtgaccaaaagtacgcccagtactccaaaattattcggcaacctgccgctattaccaccaaccaggtgatcaaaagtacaccctatactccacaattattcggcaacccgccgctattaccaccaaccaggtgatgaaatgtacaacccgtactataatatcatttggcaactagccattcatgccactaaccaggtgatgaaatgtacaacccgtactctccttcatgccaccaaccaggtgatcaaaagtacgcccagtattccaaattatacatgagcattactcatgtcattcatacataaacattcatgagcatcactcatgacaatcatatataaacattcatgaccatcattcatgtcaacattcatgagcatcactcatgttaacattcatgagcatcactcatgttaacattcatgagcatcactcttgtcaatcagcttcgaaagcttaatttacagagctctagcttcaaaagcttcatttacagagctctagcttcaaaagcttcatttacaaaagctccagcttcgaaagcctcatttacagagctctagcttcaaagcttcacttgcaaagcttcacctacaaagcttcagtgcaggatATACAAATACGACCTCcaaacaaccaccacttcgactcatacatggattcaatttgaagtctccagctaacagactctattgactgaagacttaggggactacattatataccatatattgggcctcaactgggcatCATGAAAAATTCTcggggactccctcactttcattagagagcacccatcacttatgtattgaagagcgagcccttattctataaaagggactccttcaccatcactagagagcatcaactctaacccatcattcatgtattgaggaacgagcccttattctataaaagggactccttcaccttcaacgccacaagccgagccaaccaaggcaacataagccacgagccgagcagccgagcagcatgtgctacttctagttgaacatcatttcagattgagcactgccttaTATCAAGCATCAGTTCTAggcaacatctagttacttctgCCTATActtggactgaatttcaagtctccagccaaaagactctcttgactgaagacttggggggactactgtttataccatatttagagcCTCCGTATTtaaacctcgtataaatactcgggggatttaaatgtaattatgtgataaaggaagaggcaaatatgtaataagtgaggagtccttattttataaaaggactcctcaccgtCACAATTAGGAGAgaccaattcctaaggctcttcaccccctctcaaagctctcactctcagagctctctctccctcaaataaatacataatcagtgtggacgtagcctaaaccatggggtgaaccacgatacatcttatgttatttacattacttgcagattcacggtcagatttacattgtaccaagacctctggttttgtgcatcaacattaccaaatggaacaatattgtctatAAAGAATGCATTATATGCTACTCGATCtattcgaaatttgttgagttttaaagacatacgtctaaatggataccacattgaaacgaaaagtgtagaaaatgtggaatatttaTGCATCACCTCCAATGATACCTAGAAGCATACATTGGAGAAGTTACATGgtttatcgagtggattgtattatacatacataaggacagttgaggcatatactgtcatgaaccagaagttcattgattcaaaggtttacatgctttggcatgaccgtctaggttatccaggatctaccatgatgcgtagaatcattaccaactctaatggacatccattattgagcagacatattgatgtctcaaatgataacccttgcaaggcttgttcctaagggaagttggtaattagaccatcataactaaaggttgatgatgaagccccatcatttttgcaaagaattcaaggggatatttgtggacctattcaaccaccttgtggaccatttcgatattttatggttttggttgatgcatctacacgatggtcacatgtttgcctattgtctacttgaaatgtagcttttgcgagacttcttgctcagataattaagttgcaAGCACAGTTCCTAGATCATCCCATTAAGTCCATTCGACTTGATAatgctggtgaatttacgtctcaaacctttgatgattactgtatggcactgggcattgatgttgaacaccctgttcctcatgtccatactcaaaatggtttagcagaggcATTTATCAAGCGGCTTCAATTAATAGCCCCCACTCtactcatgaaaacgaaattgttaGTCTCTGCATAGGAACATGCCATattacatgctgcatcattggttagattgagacccatagccaaccaccaatattCATCAATACAGCTCGTGTTTGGACAACAACCAAACATTTcccatttacgagtttttggttgtgctgtttatgtgcctattgtaCCGCCACAAcgaactaaaatgggacctcagcacagactgggaatttatgtgggttttgattcaccatctatcattagatatttggaatcTTTGActggtgatatgtttacagctcattttgctgattgtcattttgatgagacagttttcccgtcgttagggggagaaaagattgttccagaagaacggcaagaactgacatgggttgttcccaccttatctcattttgatccacgaagcactcaatgtgaaaatgaagtgaaaatgatcgttcatcttcaagatatcgctaatcaaatgccagatgcatttaatgatgcttcgaAAGTGACAAAGTTACATATACCAactgcaaatgcacctgcaagaattgatgtccctgttggacaaaataaagtggcagcgaatgattcCTCTAGTGCACGCCTGAAGTGTGgtagacccccaggttcaaaagattcagccccttgaaagagaaagatgagggcacagttgaacccaaatgaaatcatttaagaaaagaaattgaatgataaatccaaaattcatgattctgtacttccagaaaaagaaaatgcccTTGATGGGACATCTGTCAttgaagagacagaagtacatgaaagtaaagaaatatccataaattatgcatgtactaatgagtTGTGGgattgaaatgaaataatcatcgacgaCATGTTTGTATTTGCAATAGCCACTAAAATTAtcttaagtgatgatattgagccccaTTTTGTTGACGAATGCagacagagacaagattggcctaagtggaaagatgcaatccaggcagaattaaattccttggaaagacgaagtgtttttggaccaatAGTCCAAACCCCTCCTGGTGTGAACCCCGTAGGTTACAAATaggtattcacaaggaaacacaacaagaaaaacgagattgcaagatataaagcaagaCTCGTTGCAcaggtttttcacaaagacctggaattgatttTGAAGAGACATACCCTCCTGTAATGGACacaattacgttccgttacttaataagtttggtgatttcagaaaaacttgacatgcgacttatggatgtcatcaccgcgtatctatatggagaattagatactgacatatatatgaaagtcccataaggacttaagttgcctgaagcaactaacaaaccacgaggtatgttctcaatcaaattaaggcgatcactgtatgggctgaaacaatctgggcgaatgtggcataatcgtctcagtgagtatttgattaaagaaggatatgccaacaatgtcatctgcccttgtgtgttcattaagaaatcaaatattggatttgctatagtggcagtatatgtcgatgatatgaactTAGTTAGAACCCCTGAAGAGCtcaataaaactgctgaatatctgaaaagcgaatttgaaatgaaaaaccttgggaaaacaaaatattgtctcggcctgcagatcgagcattatgctaatggaattttggtccatcaatcagcttacattgaaaagaTATTAAAgtgatttggcatggacaaggcttatccacttagcactccaatggtcgttcgttctttggacgttaagaaagatccattccatccaaaagaagatgatgaactagtccttggtccagaagtaccatatttgagcgcaataggtgctttattgtatttagcacaatgtactagaccagatatagctttttcagttaacttgttagccaaGTACAGCTCTGCTCtaacaattcgtcattggaaatgagtcaaagatgttctacGATACCTTCGTGTGAGAACagatatgggtctcttctactcagacaagCTCACAAATGATCAGATCCTTGTTGGATACACAGATGTTGGTTTTCTCTTCGATCCGCATAAAGCTCgctcacaaaatggatatgtgttcccttatggagatactgcaatttcatggcgatcaacgaagcaaacgctagttgctacatcttccaatcactcgaaaataattgctttacatgaagcaagtcatgaatgttcttgattaagatcaatgatccatcacatctggaattcatgtggtctaccttcaaaaacagacactccaactgccatccatgaagataatgcagcccgtgtcgcccagatgaaggaaagattcatcaaaggtgataagactaaacacatatctccaagatttttcagtgcacatgagcttcagaagggtaaagttattgaagtcagacaaatccgttccaatgaaaatttagcagacttattcaccaaatctctaccaaagtgcacatttcagAAGTTGGTGCAGGGAATCGAATTACGTCGgcttacaaatttgaagaatgcggaatcagggggagatacaattcagagggagcatccatgatacatgtatgttgtactctttttcctttgctatggttttttcccactgggtttttcctatcaaggttttaacgaggcaacataagcatgctcaacaccatccaggtaaagttgtactatttttcctttgctatggttttttcccactgggtttttccaagcaaggttttaatgaggcaactgatactgatatgtgggcatccaagggggagtgttgtaaatagtgggtatgtttgcccacatgtgtatagtaaaaTATCACATGTGTATAGTATAAACTCACAAGATAAATAGTAAtccttttgtaattttccattgaagtggctttataaatagagcacttagATTGTTCAAATGAAGAGAGAACattaaaaagagaaaaggaagagaaaacatCTAATAGCAgtaatatacattacttcctctgcaacagcttGTGTTGGTATAATACTTAGGTTATCTCTATaatttttgcctatttataacacatggttagaatttttattttggttttgtgGAATTTTTATGGAAGTTTAtgcatttaataataataaagtaaAAAGTGATGGAGGCAAAGCCTCGAACCCATTCCCAAATGGATACAAAGAAACATAAGTACCATTTGTGCTAACAAttgatttcataatttttttacacatattggtatatatacgtatattcatgtaaaattgaaaaatcggGAGCCCTGTGCGATGGCACCACTTGCACACTTTCAAAGCCAGCTCTGACCTTATTCATTAATGGGAATATCTATACAAATTACAAACATAATAGCTTCATTTATAAAAGACATATAGTATGAACCCTTTCAGAGAAACAACAAGAAAGggtccccaaacatcactaTGGATCTTGTAAAAAGGAATATCAACTCTATCAAACTTTTCTGTGAAAGGTTATCTGTTCATTTTTCCACTTATATGATGTGAGCAGACTTTAACATGTTCATTATTATTACAAGCAACCTTAGAATTCCTAAGCATAGTACCTAAGATGTCATTAGGAGGATGTCCAAGTCTCTGATGCCACAAAGATGTTTTCACTGCATATTCCCAAAAGGCAAAAGGAATAGCACTTGGATTCATTAATGTTGGAAACATATGGATAAGAATCTTGAATAGTTCATTATTGCTTCTCTTTCCGTGATGTAAAATCATCCATGTTGCCTTGTCCTACTTAAAAAACTAAGATTCATCACATATATACCAACTGTGATTGTCCTTGTAAAGCTTTTTGACAAAAAGTAAATTGACAGTCAACATGAGAACATGTAGAATGTTTTTTAAGATGTAAAATATGAGATTGTGTTTGTAAATTGGCATGACCAATGTGTTTGACTCCCAAACCTTCACCATTTCCCACAACAGTATTCTCATTGCCTTCATATGAAGCAACTATAGTAAGAACAATTATATCATGACTCATATGATGAGAAGCTCATGTGTTTACAATCCAAGAATCACATCCTTCGAACTCATGTGAATTTTTAGCTGACATTGCTTGGAAAATTGTTCGATTAGAAGACAAATTACCCTGTGAAATATTGATCTGAGGTGGATATTGAACTACATTAATATGAGGTGAATAAAAAGAGTACTGAGTATCATTGCCTTGAGAAGTGTATTCAGATGAGGATGGGACTAGTGGAATATGAGATGGATTATTGGGATAAAAGCCTTTATTTTCATAGTTGGCAAACAGAGAATTAGGAGATGGAGTTCCTTGATAAGTATAGTTGCCTCTATGCTTGTAATTAAGGACAATGTGACCTCTTTtaccacaaatttgacattccTGTACAAACTGGCCATTATCATCATATACAGACATATGACAACAGTGTTTCCCTTTGTAGAACAAATTTGACACTCAAGAATAGACTCAAATCGATTTGAAGTATTTCCTGAGTGTCAAATTTGTTCTACAAATGGACACACTGCTATCACATGTCTGTATAAGAATGATAATGGCCAATCTGTACAaaaatgtcaaatttgtggtaAAAAAGGCATATTGCAATCAATTGCAGGCATAGAGGCAACTACCAACCATGGTTGCCAAGGATTCCCATTTTTAGATCCATTAAACCTAGGCTTATAACCATCATTTCCAGTAGGGATAAATGAATTGGAACCATTACCATATGATCTCTATCCTAGATTACCACCAACATTATTATTTGAATGAAAACCATTACCACTGTTATTGCCATTACCATTAGATTGATACCCTTTTTGAGAAGAAGATTGAGGCAAAGATTGAGAACTAGATCTAGTAAAACCATGTCCAAAATTCTTTGGAAATTGAGAATGGCATTCAAATATGATGAAAATGATGAAGAGTCAAAGGTTCTAGAAGGATTCATCCCAGTACCAATTGGAGAATTTCCATTCACATAAATTGCAGCCATACTATGAATCAAAGATAGAACTCTAGCCTCAACACTCTTTTTTAGCACCAAACAACTGTGCTCTAAATTCCTTGAGTGTAATATAAGTGTTTCTTGCCAAAATTACAGTCTTATTCATATCAAGAGCAGAAGGCAAACCAGTAACAACTGTAATTGATCTTTTATTGCCTTCAATCTCAGTAAATACTTATCAATGGCATCACCTTTTTTTCTGCATAGTGTAATTCAGCTTTCAAATGATTCACACTAGTATTACAAATAGACATGTACATTTTGATCTTAAAATAAAGTACATACCTTGCGAGAGGTCATGCACCTTACTACATGCTTTATTGCATCATTACTCAATGTAGCAATTAATAGACtaacgaatgagttattaacgAATGAAGTCGAGGGAAAAATTGTAAGCAAAGCCATATATATCTTAACCCTCTCTTTATAAGCATTACTATTTCTTTTGTAACACCTAGATTAGGATTCAGAAAAAATTTTGGTGGACAAATAGATTCTCCAGTAAAATGATCAAGAAGATCATAACCGCATAGCATAGAACAAAACTGAAAACTCCATTTGAGACAGTTTCATCATTAAGCTTAATGGTAAGCATACCAACAAACTCTTAATCTTCACAAAAATTGACATGATGACGATTAGCAAGAATGGCCCAGATGGGCAAAGAGAACCCAGATGGGAAAGAaacaaaacttcactcaaaattACAGATAAGTGATGAAAAGTAAACAAATCAATTTCAAACTATTACTATCCTGAAATCTTCAAGAATCAGGAAAATATGGCATCAACATTCCTTAAAAAATCAAGAAACCCGTAACATTCTATCGTTCATGGCATCGACCTTCATATGATCTTcaattcagaaaaaaaaaaaaattccaagatAGCAAGAATCAAAAAATTTGCACCTCCAATTCACCCAATCAATATAATGAAGAGGCATGAAATGACCTTAGAAAGTAAATtcagcataaaaaaaaaaacaagtaacATCAATAGTGCAAGCAATACTGGCTCTACGATACCATTTTAACATCCATGAATGATTGTAGAAATATTGcagaaacgaagaagaagaaagaaacttagagaagaagaaaatgtatTCCTTGTATATTCACTTTCAGTTATTACAACCAACCTTATCACTTAATACAAGAGAGGGAAAACTATTTATAGTCTACACTTTAAACATCCAATGGCTTATGTCTTAAGCTACAATTAATGTGGCATATTTGCTGACATGTTAGCTGATGTGGTATATTTACTGACGTGACATATACATCCAATATTGTTGATGTCGGTTATGAAGAATTTGATCCACAAGATTGACTTATCTTGAAGGAATGAATTCACTATAAAGTTCATGTAGATGCAGCTTACTAATCTCTTGAAATTGAATATGAGAAGCAAACATATTAAGAAATGAGCTTTATGTTTTCATGATATATTTTGGACAGAAGTGCAAAGGACTTCAA
The nucleotide sequence above comes from Malus sylvestris chromosome 16, drMalSylv7.2, whole genome shotgun sequence. Encoded proteins:
- the LOC126609227 gene encoding protein kinase PINOID-like produces the protein MERFCENIQVLFGSVNAFQLTRILNLRSSDSSNPADQDTESSFSSCLYAMKVIDNEALTMKKKVQRAEMERKIIKMLDHLFLPTFYAEFEASHFSCIVMEYCSSGNLYSLRHIHPHKRFSLNSARFYAAEVLVALEYLHMLGIIYRDLKPENVLVRSDGHIMLSDFDLSLCSDAIPASSTTKQRPITPTKAKSKQKRESKSKNK